The Deltaproteobacteria bacterium genome includes a window with the following:
- a CDS encoding 1-acyl-sn-glycerol-3-phosphate acyltransferase has product MIRTVVIPTWIVFITFICALAAIALSFWKKGGDLSHLAGRFWAKSVLLVSRAKVTVRGLHHIDPCATYIYMANHQSMFDILALLGYLPVQFRWLAKKELFQIPVFGQSMARVGYISIDRSNRKSAHNSIQEAAQKIAQGVSVVIFPEGTRSADGQIKSFEAGGFHLAIRSGRPIVPVVICGTHHIMPKGSLRIRPGRILVSMHPPVETASCNSKTKKVLRDTVRSIMKQDLERIRASQAFNPEV; this is encoded by the coding sequence ATGATCCGAACCGTTGTTATTCCAACGTGGATTGTGTTTATCACCTTCATTTGTGCTCTGGCTGCCATTGCCTTGTCATTTTGGAAAAAGGGCGGCGACCTCTCCCATCTGGCGGGGAGGTTCTGGGCCAAGTCAGTGCTCCTTGTCAGCCGGGCGAAGGTCACTGTTCGAGGATTGCATCACATCGATCCTTGTGCGACATACATATACATGGCTAACCACCAGAGCATGTTCGACATCCTGGCCCTGCTTGGATATCTTCCTGTTCAGTTTCGGTGGCTGGCCAAGAAGGAGCTTTTCCAGATTCCGGTTTTTGGGCAGTCTATGGCGCGGGTTGGATATATCAGTATTGACCGCTCCAACCGGAAGTCAGCACACAACAGCATTCAAGAAGCAGCTCAAAAAATTGCCCAAGGGGTCTCTGTGGTCATTTTTCCAGAGGGGACCAGAAGCGCGGATGGTCAAATCAAATCATTTGAGGCTGGTGGGTTTCACCTGGCCATTCGTTCCGGACGGCCTATCGTTCCGGTTGTGATCTGTGGAACTCACCACATCATGCCAAAGGGGAGTCTTCGCATCAGGCCCGGTCGTATCCTTGTTAGTATGCATCCGCCAGTTGAGACTGCTTCTTGCAACAGCAAGACCAAGAAAGTTCTCAGGGACACGGTCCGGTCCATAATGAAACAAGACCTTGAGAGAATCAGAGCCAGCCAGGCGTTTAATCCGGAGGTATGA
- the dnaK gene encoding molecular chaperone DnaK has product MSKVIGIDLGTTNSCVAIMEGKDPKVINNPEGGRTTPSMVAWSGSGERLVGQAAKRQAVTNPENTVFAVKRLIGRRYASKEVQHDKDISPFKIIQAANGDAHVEIQGKAYSPAEISAHVLQSMKKTAEEYLGEKVTEAVVTVPAYFNDSQRQATKDAGKIAGLNVLRIINEPTAASLAYGLDKKKDEKIAVFDLGGGTFDISVLEIGEGVFEVKSTNGDTHLGGEDFDQRIIDYLAEEFRKEQGIDIRNDKMALQRLKEGAEKAKMELSTSMETDVNLPFITADASGPKHLNIKLTRAKLESLVDDLLEKVVGPCKTALKDASLKPSDINEVILVGGMTRMPAVQAKVKAIFNKEPHKGVNPDEVVAAGAAIQAGVLKGDVQDVLLLDVTPLSLGIETLGGVFTKLIEKNTTIPTKKSQIFSTAADNQPAVSIHVLQGEREMAEYNKTLGRFELVGIPPAPRGLPQIEVTFDIDANGIVHVSAKDLGTGKEQSIQITASSGLSEEEIEKLVKEAELHADEDKKKKELVEARNQADSLIYQTEKSIKELGDKVDATLKTNLEGIMERLKKAMEGTDTEEINKLNEELMQASHKLAEAMYAQASAAGQAGDESAEAGGPSAQAEPRPPTDEDVVDADFEEVKDDKKA; this is encoded by the coding sequence ATGAGTAAGGTGATAGGAATCGATCTTGGCACAACCAACTCTTGTGTAGCCATAATGGAAGGGAAGGATCCCAAAGTCATCAACAACCCTGAGGGGGGAAGGACCACTCCATCCATGGTTGCGTGGAGCGGCAGCGGGGAGCGCCTGGTAGGCCAAGCGGCCAAGCGACAGGCGGTCACAAATCCGGAGAACACGGTATTTGCCGTCAAGCGACTCATTGGACGAAGGTATGCTTCGAAAGAAGTCCAGCATGACAAAGACATCTCTCCTTTCAAGATCATACAGGCGGCCAACGGTGACGCACATGTGGAGATTCAGGGCAAGGCTTACAGCCCGGCCGAGATCTCGGCACATGTCCTGCAATCCATGAAAAAAACGGCAGAGGAATACCTGGGTGAGAAGGTCACCGAAGCAGTAGTCACCGTGCCTGCCTATTTTAATGACAGCCAGCGGCAGGCCACCAAGGATGCAGGCAAGATCGCAGGACTTAACGTTTTGCGGATCATTAATGAGCCGACCGCAGCTTCTCTGGCCTATGGGCTCGACAAGAAGAAAGATGAAAAGATAGCTGTGTTTGACTTGGGCGGCGGCACCTTTGACATTTCCGTGCTGGAGATCGGAGAAGGTGTTTTTGAGGTAAAGTCCACAAATGGCGACACCCACTTAGGGGGTGAGGATTTTGATCAAAGGATTATCGACTATCTGGCCGAGGAATTCAGGAAGGAGCAGGGAATCGACATCCGTAATGACAAAATGGCCTTGCAGCGTCTAAAGGAGGGTGCGGAAAAGGCCAAGATGGAGCTTTCTACCTCTATGGAGACCGATGTAAACCTGCCCTTTATCACGGCCGACGCCAGTGGACCGAAACATTTGAATATCAAGCTGACAAGGGCCAAGCTGGAATCCTTGGTTGATGATCTTCTGGAAAAAGTCGTTGGACCTTGTAAGACTGCCCTCAAAGACGCAAGTTTGAAGCCCTCGGACATCAACGAAGTCATCCTGGTGGGTGGCATGACCCGTATGCCGGCCGTCCAGGCAAAGGTGAAAGCAATCTTTAACAAGGAACCACATAAGGGTGTCAATCCGGACGAGGTAGTGGCTGCAGGCGCCGCCATTCAAGCGGGGGTCTTAAAAGGTGATGTCCAGGACGTCCTTCTTCTTGATGTTACTCCCCTTTCCCTTGGCATTGAAACACTCGGCGGCGTATTTACCAAGCTGATTGAAAAGAACACCACCATCCCCACCAAGAAGAGCCAGATATTCTCCACGGCCGCTGATAATCAGCCGGCAGTTTCCATACATGTGCTTCAGGGCGAACGCGAAATGGCTGAATACAACAAGACCCTGGGCCGCTTTGAACTGGTTGGAATTCCCCCCGCGCCCAGGGGTCTTCCTCAAATCGAGGTTACTTTTGACATCGATGCCAACGGCATAGTCCATGTCTCGGCCAAGGATCTGGGAACGGGCAAGGAACAATCGATCCAAATTACGGCTTCAAGCGGCCTGTCAGAAGAGGAAATTGAGAAGTTGGTTAAGGAGGCCGAGCTGCACGCTGATGAGGACAAGAAGAAAAAAGAACTGGTTGAAGCCAGGAATCAGGCAGACAGCCTTATCTATCAGACCGAAAAGTCCATTAAAGAACTGGGTGACAAGGTTGATGCCACACTCAAGACAAACCTGGAAGGAATCATGGAACGGTTGAAGAAGGCCATGGAGGGGACCGATACTGAAGAGATCAATAAGCTGAATGAAGAACTCATGCAAGCCTCTCACAAGTTGGCAGAGGCTATGTATGCTCAGGCCTCTGCCGCGGGCCAGGCTGGAGATGAATCAGCAGAGGCTGGTGGCCCCTCGGCTCAGGCTGAACCTCGGCCCCCAACAGATGAAGATGTGGTTGATGCTGATTTTGAGGAGGTCAAGGACGATAAAAAAGCGTAA
- the grpE gene encoding nucleotide exchange factor GrpE, whose product MTGSKDQAISGEASETEVAEELHGEISHKAKEKAHKKESLRECLKAAEAKAEANYQRLQRVTADFENYKKRSEREMNEFRKFANESLIKEILPIVDNLERALATEYEENEDAFKGIREGVEMTLNGLMDSLERFGVVRMETLGKPFDPNFHHAVAQEESEKHPENTVLHELQKGYMLRDRLVRPPMVVVSKKPDAKAEVKPERVGDKSETKITVH is encoded by the coding sequence TTGACCGGCAGCAAGGACCAGGCCATATCCGGGGAAGCATCTGAGACTGAAGTGGCCGAGGAACTGCATGGGGAAATCTCGCACAAGGCAAAGGAAAAGGCTCATAAGAAGGAAAGCCTTCGAGAATGCCTGAAGGCCGCGGAAGCCAAGGCTGAAGCCAATTATCAGCGGCTTCAAAGGGTTACGGCGGATTTTGAAAACTACAAGAAGCGTAGCGAAAGGGAGATGAATGAGTTCAGAAAATTCGCCAATGAATCCCTTATCAAAGAGATTTTGCCGATTGTAGACAATCTTGAGCGGGCTCTTGCCACGGAGTACGAAGAGAATGAGGATGCCTTTAAAGGCATTCGTGAAGGCGTGGAGATGACATTAAACGGGCTCATGGACAGCCTTGAAAGATTCGGCGTAGTCCGTATGGAGACGCTGGGAAAGCCCTTTGACCCGAATTTCCACCATGCCGTGGCTCAAGAAGAATCTGAGAAACACCCTGAAAATACAGTGTTGCACGAACTTCAAAAGGGTTACATGCTCAGGGACCGGCTGGTCAGGCCCCCCATGGTTGTTGTTTCAAAAAAGCCGGATGCCAAAGCCGAGGTGAAACCAGAGCGTGTTGGTGACAAGTCGGAGACAAAGATAACAGTTCATTAA
- a CDS encoding TIGR01212 family radical SAM protein (This family includes YhcC from E. coli K-12, an uncharacterized radical SAM protein.) → MAKRYNDFNSYLRKEFGCRVQKITIDAGFSCPNRDGTISSAGCIFCDSKGSGSGAGGRSQSIRDQVQQGKARLAVRYKAKKFLAYFQAFTNTYAPCDILQKRYDEALADSDIVGLAIGTRPDCIDKGKLSLIERYAETHMVWMEYGLQSAHNRTLKIINRGHTFEDFLRAVRMTRGRNILICAHVILGLPGESKEDILDTASAIADLGIHGIKIHSLYISKGTPLAQLYREGGCQTIDQHKYAEWVVAFMERLCPDMIIQRLTGDPDPSALLAPAWALQKQQTLYLIQKTLEGRDTCQGNLYRSAQACHQVNP, encoded by the coding sequence ATGGCAAAACGCTATAATGATTTCAACAGTTATCTCAGGAAGGAATTCGGCTGCAGGGTCCAGAAGATCACCATAGATGCAGGTTTTTCTTGCCCGAACAGGGACGGAACAATATCCTCGGCTGGATGCATCTTCTGCGACAGTAAGGGCTCGGGCTCCGGCGCAGGAGGCAGGAGCCAATCAATTAGGGACCAGGTTCAGCAAGGCAAGGCACGACTGGCTGTCCGCTACAAGGCCAAGAAGTTCCTTGCATATTTTCAGGCATTTACGAATACGTATGCGCCATGTGATATCCTGCAAAAGCGCTACGATGAGGCCTTGGCAGACTCAGATATTGTAGGGCTTGCTATTGGGACAAGACCGGACTGCATCGATAAGGGAAAACTTAGTCTTATTGAGCGCTACGCAGAGACTCATATGGTCTGGATGGAGTACGGGCTTCAGTCCGCACACAATCGAACGCTGAAGATAATTAATCGTGGTCACACGTTCGAAGATTTTCTACGTGCTGTTCGCATGACCCGGGGCCGAAACATACTGATTTGCGCGCACGTCATTTTAGGACTTCCCGGTGAATCGAAGGAGGACATCCTTGATACAGCCTCAGCCATTGCAGACCTTGGGATACACGGCATCAAGATTCATAGTCTGTATATCTCAAAAGGGACACCCTTGGCACAGCTTTACCGGGAAGGCGGTTGCCAGACCATTGACCAGCATAAATACGCGGAGTGGGTTGTCGCTTTCATGGAACGTCTTTGTCCCGACATGATCATACAGCGCCTTACCGGAGATCCTGATCCATCTGCGCTTCTTGCTCCTGCATGGGCTTTGCAGAAACAACAGACCCTTTACCTGATCCAGAAAACCCTTGAGGGTCGAGATACTTGTCAGGGAAATCTTTACAGATCCGCACAAGCCTGCCATCAGGTAAATCCTTAA
- the tilS gene encoding tRNA lysidine(34) synthetase TilS → MLGKEESFCATVDAVIRRYHMLESGDTVLVGVSGGPDSVALLHCLVDLRADWSLDLVIAHLNHQLRGRTSDQEAAFVERLASRLEIPCEIGSRNVGSYCAEHRLSIQEAARDVRYAFYDDVAAKYGAKKIALGHQANDNAESVLIHLLRGTGPRGLAGIPPVREGRIIRPLIDITRNQILQFLEHRGLEYVRDYSNVDIKYLRNRIRHQLLPSLENNYNPKAICALTRLASIVRKEENFWDQQVKDAFQNLLLEQTTDRITLSAPGLASLHPALLRRLVRFSVLSLKGNLKRLGHSHVEAVVQLTRRPMPSGWLDLPHQVGVVRDGEEVTFLLGKPEEPPRFQYHIAGPGTTFIREIGTFLRLSACESSEAAEPGEYPPTTALFDLQAVPFPMIVRNFEKGDRFRPLGMSGSQKVKAFFINHKVSRSKRQRCPLLLSSGRIIWVGGYRIDNSARITEKTKRVLKAELLPE, encoded by the coding sequence ATGCTTGGAAAAGAAGAGTCTTTTTGCGCGACCGTTGACGCTGTTATCCGCCGTTACCATATGTTAGAGTCTGGCGACACCGTTCTGGTTGGCGTATCAGGTGGACCGGACTCCGTCGCACTCCTTCACTGCCTCGTAGACCTCAGGGCTGATTGGTCTCTTGATCTGGTAATCGCCCATCTCAATCACCAACTTCGAGGAAGAACTTCGGACCAGGAAGCAGCGTTTGTTGAAAGACTGGCTTCAAGGCTGGAAATTCCGTGTGAAATCGGTTCAAGAAATGTGGGCTCCTATTGCGCCGAACATCGGCTGTCAATTCAGGAGGCAGCCAGAGACGTTCGTTACGCCTTTTACGATGACGTGGCAGCCAAGTACGGGGCCAAGAAGATCGCTCTTGGGCATCAGGCAAATGACAATGCCGAGTCCGTTCTTATACACCTGCTGCGAGGAACAGGTCCCCGAGGGCTGGCAGGCATCCCGCCAGTGCGCGAAGGTCGCATTATACGGCCACTCATAGACATAACCAGGAATCAGATATTGCAGTTTCTGGAACACCGCGGCCTGGAATATGTACGGGATTATTCCAACGTGGACATAAAATATCTCCGCAATAGAATCCGCCACCAACTCTTGCCTTCCCTTGAGAATAACTATAATCCCAAGGCGATTTGCGCTTTGACTCGCCTAGCCTCTATTGTGCGGAAAGAAGAGAATTTCTGGGATCAGCAGGTTAAAGATGCTTTTCAAAATCTTCTATTGGAACAAACAACAGATCGTATAACTCTTTCGGCCCCGGGCCTGGCCAGTTTGCACCCAGCTCTGTTGCGGCGACTGGTACGCTTCAGCGTGTTGTCACTTAAAGGCAACCTGAAGCGACTGGGGCACAGCCACGTGGAAGCAGTGGTCCAGCTCACCCGCCGGCCCATGCCTTCAGGATGGCTTGACCTGCCCCACCAAGTTGGTGTGGTTCGTGATGGCGAGGAGGTCACGTTCTTATTAGGGAAACCCGAAGAACCACCCCGTTTCCAATATCACATAGCCGGCCCAGGGACCACGTTCATCCGGGAAATTGGCACATTTCTCAGGCTCTCTGCTTGTGAGTCAAGCGAAGCGGCTGAGCCAGGAGAATACCCTCCCACCACGGCACTTTTTGACCTGCAGGCGGTGCCCTTTCCGATGATTGTTCGAAACTTCGAGAAGGGGGACCGATTCAGGCCTCTGGGAATGTCAGGCTCTCAAAAGGTCAAGGCCTTTTTTATCAACCACAAAGTTTCAAGGTCAAAGAGGCAGCGTTGCCCTCTACTGCTCAGCAGCGGCAGGATCATATGGGTGGGGGGATACCGCATTGACAATTCAGCCAGGATTACGGAAAAAACGAAGAGAGTTCTAAAGGCCGAGCTCCTGCCGGAATAA
- the ftsH gene encoding ATP-dependent zinc metalloprotease FtsH: MNPFYKNLALWLVISLVMILLFNVFNQSRVQDREISYTEFMSRVEKGLVAGVLIQGQEISGSDVNGLRFKTFAPHDADLIKILRSHGVTIKVKPPAESPWYMTILVSWFPMILLIAVWIFFMRQMQGGGGKALSFGKSRATLLSDQSAKVTFDDVAGIDEAKEELGEIIDFLKDPKKFTRLGGRIPKGVLLMGAPGTGKTLLAKAIAGEAGVPFFSISGSDFVEMFVGVGASRVRDLFVQGKKHAPCIIFIDEIDAVGRHRGAGLGGGHDEREQTLNQLLVEMDGFESNEGVILISATNRPDILDPALMRPGRFDRQVVVPVPDVKGREGILNVHSRKTPLADNVDLAVLARGTPGFSGADLENMVNEAALLAARSDKDLLEMADFEEAKDKVLMGTARKSMIISDEEKKNTAYHEAGHTLVVKMLPGTDPIHKVTIIPRGRAMGLTQQLPIDEKHTYPKKYLLNNLVVLMGGRAAEELVLNEMTTGAGNDIERATETARKMVCEWGMSEKLGPLTFGQKDEQIFLGREFAQHRDYSENTAVLIDGEVSQLVSEAYEKAKKILQENIDTLHAIANALLERETLLESDIDAIIAGAAPAGGKSKEKEAKSKALGEGKAQATGQLRPLPS, encoded by the coding sequence TTGAATCCTTTTTATAAGAATCTAGCCCTGTGGCTGGTAATAAGTCTTGTCATGATCCTACTCTTTAACGTGTTCAACCAGTCGAGGGTCCAGGACAGAGAAATCAGCTATACGGAATTCATGTCACGGGTGGAAAAAGGGCTTGTGGCAGGTGTCCTCATTCAGGGGCAAGAGATTTCCGGCTCCGACGTGAATGGCCTTCGTTTCAAGACCTTTGCTCCCCACGATGCGGACCTCATCAAAATCCTGCGAAGTCACGGGGTCACCATCAAGGTCAAACCCCCTGCCGAATCCCCATGGTATATGACCATACTGGTATCCTGGTTTCCGATGATTCTTCTGATTGCCGTGTGGATATTTTTTATGCGGCAAATGCAGGGAGGAGGAGGCAAGGCCCTGTCTTTTGGAAAAAGCAGGGCAACACTTCTTTCGGACCAGTCGGCAAAGGTAACCTTTGACGATGTGGCCGGCATAGATGAGGCCAAGGAAGAGTTAGGTGAGATCATCGACTTTCTGAAAGACCCTAAAAAGTTTACCCGCTTGGGTGGCAGAATCCCAAAGGGTGTGCTTCTCATGGGAGCGCCGGGCACTGGCAAAACCCTTTTGGCAAAGGCTATTGCCGGAGAGGCTGGTGTTCCTTTCTTCAGCATTAGCGGTTCGGACTTCGTGGAGATGTTTGTGGGAGTTGGGGCGTCACGGGTCAGAGACCTGTTTGTTCAGGGGAAAAAGCACGCCCCATGCATCATTTTTATCGACGAAATCGACGCCGTGGGCCGGCACAGGGGCGCTGGCCTTGGAGGGGGGCACGATGAAAGAGAACAGACCTTGAACCAACTCCTGGTGGAGATGGATGGATTTGAATCCAACGAAGGCGTGATTCTCATATCGGCCACAAACCGACCCGACATCCTGGACCCCGCTCTCATGCGCCCCGGACGTTTTGACCGCCAAGTCGTTGTGCCTGTTCCTGATGTGAAGGGACGTGAAGGGATTCTCAATGTCCACAGCCGTAAGACACCTTTGGCGGACAATGTTGACCTGGCTGTCCTTGCACGGGGCACACCTGGATTTTCCGGCGCAGACCTTGAAAACATGGTCAACGAGGCCGCGCTTCTGGCAGCCCGGTCTGACAAGGATCTTTTGGAGATGGCTGACTTTGAGGAGGCCAAAGATAAAGTGCTCATGGGAACAGCCCGCAAGAGTATGATCATAAGCGATGAGGAAAAGAAAAATACCGCATATCACGAGGCGGGGCACACGCTGGTGGTCAAAATGCTCCCCGGCACCGACCCGATTCACAAAGTCACTATCATACCCAGGGGTCGTGCCATGGGACTCACTCAACAACTGCCCATAGATGAAAAGCATACCTATCCGAAAAAATACCTTCTGAACAATCTTGTCGTGCTTATGGGTGGACGGGCAGCAGAGGAACTGGTCCTCAACGAGATGACAACAGGCGCGGGAAACGACATTGAGCGGGCCACAGAGACTGCCCGCAAGATGGTCTGTGAGTGGGGCATGAGTGAAAAGCTGGGTCCCCTGACCTTTGGCCAAAAAGACGAGCAGATCTTCTTGGGAAGGGAGTTTGCTCAACATCGGGATTACAGTGAGAATACAGCCGTTCTCATCGACGGAGAGGTTTCGCAGTTGGTGTCAGAGGCGTACGAAAAGGCGAAAAAAATCCTCCAAGAAAATATCGATACACTCCACGCCATTGCTAATGCTCTGCTCGAAAGAGAGACACTGCTGGAAAGTGATATCGATGCCATCATTGCAGGAGCTGCTCCGGCTGGAGGTAAGTCAAAGGAAAAAGAGGCCAAATCCAAGGCACTGGGTGAAGGCAAAGCACAGGCAACAGGGCAACTCCGACCGCTTCCCAGCTAG
- the folP gene encoding dihydropteroate synthase — protein sequence MDKALLFELQCGPFSLTLGKRTLIMGVVNVTPDSFSDGGLFFDKEAATAHGLALAAAGADIIDVGGESSRPFSEPVPAEEEIRRVVPVIEELSGRCSVPISIDTYKAQVARRAIAAGASIANDIGALGLDQGMVDLVAETGVAVVLMHMKGTPKTMQADPHYEDVIGEVKSFLASAILRAEQAGIDRTRIIVDPGIGFGKTVTHNLLLIKHLSAFHALGVPVLIGPSRKSFITKILGDGDERLEVGTQAAVAAAALNGVHIVRVHDVERTKQTLKLVDAIRNAAGNSD from the coding sequence ATGGATAAAGCATTGCTTTTTGAGCTTCAATGCGGCCCTTTTTCTCTAACGCTGGGCAAGCGCACGCTGATTATGGGTGTTGTGAATGTGACACCCGATTCCTTCTCAGACGGCGGTCTCTTTTTTGACAAGGAGGCAGCCACAGCCCACGGGTTGGCCCTTGCGGCAGCCGGGGCTGATATCATTGACGTGGGCGGGGAATCGTCGCGCCCATTTTCAGAACCGGTGCCGGCAGAAGAAGAGATTCGGCGCGTCGTCCCTGTTATTGAAGAACTCTCCGGCCGTTGTTCCGTTCCGATATCGATTGATACATACAAGGCACAAGTAGCAAGACGCGCCATTGCTGCAGGCGCTTCCATTGCCAATGACATAGGAGCACTCGGCCTCGATCAGGGCATGGTGGATCTGGTAGCTGAAACAGGTGTGGCCGTCGTCCTAATGCACATGAAGGGCACGCCAAAGACCATGCAGGCAGATCCCCACTATGAAGACGTGATTGGGGAAGTCAAAAGCTTTTTGGCCAGTGCGATTCTCAGAGCCGAACAGGCGGGCATTGACCGCACCAGAATCATAGTCGATCCAGGCATCGGTTTTGGCAAAACCGTGACACATAACCTGCTTCTTATCAAACACCTTTCAGCGTTTCATGCCTTGGGCGTTCCGGTTCTGATTGGACCTTCGCGAAAATCCTTTATTACAAAGATATTGGGCGACGGAGACGAGCGCCTGGAGGTGGGCACACAGGCTGCAGTAGCTGCTGCTGCCCTGAACGGCGTACACAT